The proteins below come from a single Pieris brassicae chromosome 1, ilPieBrab1.1, whole genome shotgun sequence genomic window:
- the LOC123713847 gene encoding retinol dehydrogenase 12-like, producing MVSSSVIYAAVPISLAVALGLIRRWRSRNWAKCLSNSCLKGKTYLITGANSGIGLETARALVKRKARVIFACRDLVKAKEVAAAMREEEKCGELVPMYLDLASLESIEKFVEVVKVGFYKIDCLINNAGVVVPLVKDEKTKDGFEIHLGVNHLGHFYLTNLLIDLLKKASPSRVVMVSSTLHERGKLNFNDLNLRAEIEAAKKGKKDRHNPGYCNSKLMNMYFAKSLAAKLQENCVDVNACCPGFCYTNLFRNFVKWYHYILLAPMGLLFMRSAKQGSETVVYCATDYSIEGQTGKFYRDCAEYTSKYNFSKEEEEKLWEVSEAMIKARKPLQN from the exons ATGGTGTCTTCCTCAGTTATATATGCGGCGGTTCCCATTTCTCTTGCCGTAGCTTTGGGTTTAATACGGCGTTGGCGGTCACGGAATTGGGCTAAATGCTTAAGCAATTCCTGTTTGAAGGGAAAAACCTACTTGATAACAGGTGCGAACAGCGGTATTGGTCTCGAAACGGCCAGAGCTTTAGTAAAACGAAAAGCTCGGGTCATATTTGCCTGCCGTGATCTAGTTAAAGCCAAGGAAGTAGCTGCTGCCATGCGAGAAGAAGAAAAGTGTGGAGAACTT GTTCCAATGTATCTAGACCTTGCATCACTTGAATCAATAGAAAAGTTTGTAGAGGTTGTTAAAGTTGGGTTCTATAAAATTGATTGCCTCATAAATAATGCTGGTGTTGTGGTGCCATTGGTGAAGGATGAGAAAACCAAAGATGGCTTTGAGATACATTTAGGGGTTAATCATTTAGGCCACTTTTACCTCACTAACCTATTGATTGATCTGTTGAAAAAAGCTTCTCCAAGTAG GGTTGTTATGGTCTCGTCAACTCTTCACGAACGGGGAAAATTGAACTTTAATGATCTGAATTTAAGAGCTGAAATTGAAGCTGCTAAGAAAGGGAAAAAGGATCGTCATAATCCCGGTTACTGCAATTCAAAGTTGATGAATATGTACTTTGCTAAATCCTTGGCAGCAAAATTACAAGAGAATTGTGTCGATGTTAATGCATGCTGCCCCGGGTTCTGTTATACAAACCTGTTCAG AAACTTCGTGAAATGGTATCACTATATTCTACTTGCTCCAATGGGTCTCCTCTTCATGAGATCAGCGAAACAG GGTTCAGAGACTGTAGTGTACTGTGCCACAGACTACAGTATCGAAGGACAGACCGGTAAATTCTACCGCGACTGCGCAGAGTATACCTCGAAATATAATTTCTCGAAGGAGGAAGAAGAAAAGCTGTGGGAGGTCAGCGAGGCTATGATCAAAGCACGGAAGCCGcttcaaaattaa